One genomic region from Bactrocera tryoni isolate S06 chromosome 3, CSIRO_BtryS06_freeze2, whole genome shotgun sequence encodes:
- the LOC120772910 gene encoding calcium-transporting ATPase sarcoplasmic/endoplasmic reticulum type isoform X2, with amino-acid sequence MEDGHAKTVEQALNFFGTDSERGLTLEQVKANQKKYGPNELPTEEGKTIWQLVLEQFDDLLVKILLLAAIISFVLALFEEHEDTFTAFVEPLVILLILIANAVVGVWQERNAESAIEALKEYEPEMGKVVRQDKSGIQKIRAKEIVPGDIVEVSVGDKIPADIRLTHIYSTTLRIDQSILTGESVSVIKHTDPIPDPRAVNQDKKNILFSGTNVAAGKARGVVIGTGLNTAIGKIRTEMSETEEIKTPLQQKLDEFGEQLSKVISIICVAVWAINIGHFNDPAHGGSWIKGAIYYFKIAVALAVAAIPEGLPAVITTCLALGTRRMAKKNAIVRSLPSVETLGCTSVICSDKTGTLTTNQMSVSRMFIFEKVEGSDSSFLEFELTGSTYEPLGELFLGGQRVKASEYEALQELATICIMCNDSAIDYNEFKQCFEKVGEATETALIVLAEKLNPFSVNKTGLDRRSAAIVVRQEIETKWKKEFTLEFSRDRKSMSSYCTPLKASRLGTGPKLFVKGAPEGVLERCTHARVGTSKVPLTSTLKSKILALTGQYGTGRDTLRCLALAVADSPMRPDEMDLGDSTKFYQYEINLTFVGVVGMLDPPRKEVFDSIVRCRAAGIRVIVITGDNKATAEAICRRIGVFGEDEDTANKSYSGREFDDLSPAEQKAACGRARLFSRVEPQHKSKIVEYLQSMNEISAMTGDGVNDAPALKKAEIGIAMGSGTAVAKSAAEMVLADDNFSSIVSAVEEGRAIYNNMKQFIRYLISSNIGEVVSIFLTAALGLPEALIPVQLLWVNLVTDGLPATALGFNPPDLDIMEKPPRKADEGLISGWLFFRYMAIGGYVGAATVGAAAWWFIFAETGPHLTYWQLTHHLSCTGTGDDFKGVDCKIFSDPHAMTMALSVLVTIEMLNAMNSLSENQSLITMPPWCNMWLIGSMALSFTLHFVILYVEVLSTVFQVTPLSGEEWLTVMKFSIPVVLLDETLKFVARKITDVPDVIIDKW; translated from the exons ATGGAAGACGGCCACGCTAAAACCGTCGAACAAGCCTTGAACTTTTTTGGCACAGACTCTGAACGCGGACTTACATTGGAACAAGTTAAAgccaatcaaaaaaaatatggtCCAAAtg AGCTGCCTACGGAGGAAG GAAAAACTATTTGGCAACTTGTTTTAGAACAATTTGACGATCTTCTTGTGAAAATTCTGTTATTGGCCGCTATCATTTCTTTT gTCTTAGCTTTATTTGAAGAGCACGAGGATACATTCACAGCATTTGTAGAACCTTTAgttattcttttaattttgatagCAAATGCCGTCGTAGGTGTATGGCAAGAACGAAATGCTGAGTCTGCAATCGAGGCCCTCAAAGAAtatgagccagaaatgggtaaAGTAGTTCGTCAAGATAAATCTGGAATTCAGAAAATTAGAGCGAAGGAAATTGTTCCTGGAGATATAGTTGAAGTATCCGTTGGAGATAAAATTCCTGCTGATATTCGACTAACACATATCTACTCCACTACTTTACGAATCGATCAATCAATTTTGACTGGTGAATCGGTGTCTGTTATAAAACACACAGATCCTATTCCTGATCCACGCGCCGTTAACCAGgataaaaagaatattttattttcgggTACAAATGTGGCAGCTGGTAAAGCTCGAGGCGTGGTCATTGGTACGGGTTTGAATACAGCGATTGGCAAAATTCGCACAGAAATGTCAGAGACAGAGGAAATTAAAACtccattacaacaaaaattggaCGAATTTGGCGAGCAGCTGTCAAAAGTGATTTCTATTATTTGTGTTGCTGTATGGGCAATAAATATTGGTCATTTCAATGATCCCGCTCATGGCGGTTCGTGGATAAAAGGTGCTATATACTACTTCAAGATTGCTGTAGCATTGGctgttgctgctattccagaggGTTTACCAGCTGTAATTACAACTTGTTTGGCTTTGGGAACCCGCCGCATGgcaaaaaaaaatgctattgtTCGTTCATTGCCATCTGTAGAAACATTAGGTTGTACATCGGTGATTTGCTCAGATAAGACTGGCACATTAACTACAAACCAAATGTCGGTATCAAgaatgtttattttcgaaaaggtTGAAGGTAGCGACAGTAGTTTCCTCGAGTTTGAACTGACTGGATCAACATATGAACCTTTGGGTGAGCTCTTCTTGGGAGGCCAACGGGTAAAAGCTTCGGAATATGAAGCCCTGCAGGAGTTAGCTACTATTTGTATTATGTGCAATGATTCCGCAATCGATTACAATGAGTTCAAACAATGTTTCGAAAAGGTTGGTGAAGCCACAGAAACGGCTTTAATTGTACTTGCTGAAAAATTGAATCCATTCAGTGTCAATAAGACTGGCCTCGATCGTCGTTCCGCCGCTATTGTTGTGCGTCAAGAAATCGAAACGAAGTGGAAAAAGGAATTCACTCTTGAGTTCTCCCGTGACCGTAAATCAATGTCTTCATACTGTACACCACTGAAAGCATCCCGATTGGGAACTGGTCCAAAATTATTCGTAAAAGGGGCGCCCGAGGGTGTTTTGGAACGTTGTACACATGCACGTGTTGGAACAAGCAAAGTGCCACTGACTTCAACTCTTAAGAGCAAAATTTTGGCTTTGACTGGACAGTATGGTACTGGAAGAGATACTTTGCGTTGTCTTGCTCTAGCTGTAGCGGATAGTCCTATGCGGCCAGATGAAATGGATTTGGGAGATTCCACCAAATTCTatcaatatgaaataaatttaacatttgttGGTGTCGTGGGTATGTTGGATCCTCCACGTAAAGAAGTTTTCGATTCTATTGTACGTTGCCGAGCAGCAGGCATCCGAGTAATTGTAATAACTGGTGATAACAAGGCAACCGCTGAAGCAATTTGCCGTCGCATCGGTGTTTTCGGTGAAGACGAAGACACTGCTAATAAATCATATTCCGGTCGTGAATTTGATGATCTTTCACCCGCAGAGCAAAAAGCGGCTTGTGGCCGAGCCCGGCTCTTTTCTCGCGTAGAGCCAcaacacaaatcaaaaattgttgaatatcTACAAAGCATGAATGAAATTTCTGCTATGACTGGTGATGGTGTCAATGATGCCCCTGCTCTTAAGAAAGCTGAAATTGGCATTGCAATGGGTTCAGGTACTGCTGTAGCTAAATCAGCCGCTGAGATGGTGTTGGCTGATGATAACTTCTCATCCATTGTATCTGCTGTTGAAGAAGGTCGTGCTATTTATAATAACATGAAGCAATTTATTCGTTAccttatttcttcaaatattggCGAGGTTGTGTCTATCTTTTTAACCGCTGCTTTAGGATTACCCGAAGCTTTGATTCCTGTACAACTATTGTGGGTTAATTTG gtAACAGATGGTCTTCCAGCAACTGCTCTCGGATTCAATCCCCCTGACTTGGATATTATGGAGAAACCTCCACGCAAAGCCGACGAAGGTCTTATTTCTGGATGGTTGTTCTTCCg ATACATGGCTATTGGTGGTTATGTTGGTGCTGCCACAGTTGGTGCTGCAGCTTGGTGGTTCATCTTTGCTGAGACAGGCCCTCACTTAACCTACTGGCAACTGACACATCATTTGTCATGTACTGGTACAGGAGATGACTTTAAAGGAGTAGACTGTAAGATATTCAGTGATCCTCATGCAATGACCATGGCTTTATCCGTGCTTGTTACAATTGAAATGCTGAACGCTATGAACAG CCTTTCAGAAAATCAGTCCCTTATTACTATGCCCCCATGGTGCAATATGTGGCTAATTGGTTCAATGGCTCTGTCCTTCACACTTCATTTTGTTATCCTTTATGTGGAAGTCCTTTCT ACCGTTTTCCAAGTAACCCCATTGTCAGGGGAAGAGTGGCTAACTgtgatgaaattttcaattcCTGTAGTTTTATTAGATGAAACGCTGAAATTCGTTGCTAGAAAGATTACTGACG ttccTGACGTCATTATCGATAAATGGTAA
- the LOC120772910 gene encoding calcium-transporting ATPase sarcoplasmic/endoplasmic reticulum type isoform X3 — protein MEDGHAKTVEQALNFFGTDSERGLTLEQVKANQKKYGPNELPTEEGKTIWQLVLEQFDDLLVKILLLAAIISFVLALFEEHEDTFTAFVEPLVILLILIANAVVGVWQERNAESAIEALKEYEPEMGKVVRQDKSGIQKIRAKEIVPGDIVEVSVGDKIPADIRLTHIYSTTLRIDQSILTGESVSVIKHTDPIPDPRAVNQDKKNILFSGTNVAAGKARGVVIGTGLNTAIGKIRTEMSETEEIKTPLQQKLDEFGEQLSKVISIICVAVWAINIGHFNDPAHGGSWIKGAIYYFKIAVALAVAAIPEGLPAVITTCLALGTRRMAKKNAIVRSLPSVETLGCTSVICSDKTGTLTTNQMSVSRMFIFEKVEGSDSSFLEFELTGSTYEPLGELFLGGQRVKASEYEALQELATICIMCNDSAIDYNEFKQCFEKVGEATETALIVLAEKLNPFSVNKTGLDRRSAAIVVRQEIETKWKKEFTLEFSRDRKSMSSYCTPLKASRLGTGPKLFVKGAPEGVLERCTHARVGTSKVPLTSTLKSKILALTGQYGTGRDTLRCLALAVADSPMRPDEMDLGDSTKFYQYEINLTFVGVVGMLDPPRKEVFDSIVRCRAAGIRVIVITGDNKATAEAICRRIGVFGEDEDTANKSYSGREFDDLSPAEQKAACGRARLFSRVEPQHKSKIVEYLQSMNEISAMTGDGVNDAPALKKAEIGIAMGSGTAVAKSAAEMVLADDNFSSIVSAVEEGRAIYNNMKQFIRYLISSNIGEVVSIFLTAALGLPEALIPVQLLWVNLVTDGLPATALGFNPPDLDIMEKPPRKADEGLISGWLFFRYMAIGGYVGAATVGAAAWWFIFAETGPHLTYWQLTHHLSCTGTGDDFKGVDCKIFSDPHAMTMALSVLVTIEMLNAMNSLSENQSLITMPPWCNMWLIGSMALSFTLHFVILYVEVLSTVFQVTPLSGEEWLTVMKFSIPVVLLDETLKFVARKITDVNPTFH, from the exons ATGGAAGACGGCCACGCTAAAACCGTCGAACAAGCCTTGAACTTTTTTGGCACAGACTCTGAACGCGGACTTACATTGGAACAAGTTAAAgccaatcaaaaaaaatatggtCCAAAtg AGCTGCCTACGGAGGAAG GAAAAACTATTTGGCAACTTGTTTTAGAACAATTTGACGATCTTCTTGTGAAAATTCTGTTATTGGCCGCTATCATTTCTTTT gTCTTAGCTTTATTTGAAGAGCACGAGGATACATTCACAGCATTTGTAGAACCTTTAgttattcttttaattttgatagCAAATGCCGTCGTAGGTGTATGGCAAGAACGAAATGCTGAGTCTGCAATCGAGGCCCTCAAAGAAtatgagccagaaatgggtaaAGTAGTTCGTCAAGATAAATCTGGAATTCAGAAAATTAGAGCGAAGGAAATTGTTCCTGGAGATATAGTTGAAGTATCCGTTGGAGATAAAATTCCTGCTGATATTCGACTAACACATATCTACTCCACTACTTTACGAATCGATCAATCAATTTTGACTGGTGAATCGGTGTCTGTTATAAAACACACAGATCCTATTCCTGATCCACGCGCCGTTAACCAGgataaaaagaatattttattttcgggTACAAATGTGGCAGCTGGTAAAGCTCGAGGCGTGGTCATTGGTACGGGTTTGAATACAGCGATTGGCAAAATTCGCACAGAAATGTCAGAGACAGAGGAAATTAAAACtccattacaacaaaaattggaCGAATTTGGCGAGCAGCTGTCAAAAGTGATTTCTATTATTTGTGTTGCTGTATGGGCAATAAATATTGGTCATTTCAATGATCCCGCTCATGGCGGTTCGTGGATAAAAGGTGCTATATACTACTTCAAGATTGCTGTAGCATTGGctgttgctgctattccagaggGTTTACCAGCTGTAATTACAACTTGTTTGGCTTTGGGAACCCGCCGCATGgcaaaaaaaaatgctattgtTCGTTCATTGCCATCTGTAGAAACATTAGGTTGTACATCGGTGATTTGCTCAGATAAGACTGGCACATTAACTACAAACCAAATGTCGGTATCAAgaatgtttattttcgaaaaggtTGAAGGTAGCGACAGTAGTTTCCTCGAGTTTGAACTGACTGGATCAACATATGAACCTTTGGGTGAGCTCTTCTTGGGAGGCCAACGGGTAAAAGCTTCGGAATATGAAGCCCTGCAGGAGTTAGCTACTATTTGTATTATGTGCAATGATTCCGCAATCGATTACAATGAGTTCAAACAATGTTTCGAAAAGGTTGGTGAAGCCACAGAAACGGCTTTAATTGTACTTGCTGAAAAATTGAATCCATTCAGTGTCAATAAGACTGGCCTCGATCGTCGTTCCGCCGCTATTGTTGTGCGTCAAGAAATCGAAACGAAGTGGAAAAAGGAATTCACTCTTGAGTTCTCCCGTGACCGTAAATCAATGTCTTCATACTGTACACCACTGAAAGCATCCCGATTGGGAACTGGTCCAAAATTATTCGTAAAAGGGGCGCCCGAGGGTGTTTTGGAACGTTGTACACATGCACGTGTTGGAACAAGCAAAGTGCCACTGACTTCAACTCTTAAGAGCAAAATTTTGGCTTTGACTGGACAGTATGGTACTGGAAGAGATACTTTGCGTTGTCTTGCTCTAGCTGTAGCGGATAGTCCTATGCGGCCAGATGAAATGGATTTGGGAGATTCCACCAAATTCTatcaatatgaaataaatttaacatttgttGGTGTCGTGGGTATGTTGGATCCTCCACGTAAAGAAGTTTTCGATTCTATTGTACGTTGCCGAGCAGCAGGCATCCGAGTAATTGTAATAACTGGTGATAACAAGGCAACCGCTGAAGCAATTTGCCGTCGCATCGGTGTTTTCGGTGAAGACGAAGACACTGCTAATAAATCATATTCCGGTCGTGAATTTGATGATCTTTCACCCGCAGAGCAAAAAGCGGCTTGTGGCCGAGCCCGGCTCTTTTCTCGCGTAGAGCCAcaacacaaatcaaaaattgttgaatatcTACAAAGCATGAATGAAATTTCTGCTATGACTGGTGATGGTGTCAATGATGCCCCTGCTCTTAAGAAAGCTGAAATTGGCATTGCAATGGGTTCAGGTACTGCTGTAGCTAAATCAGCCGCTGAGATGGTGTTGGCTGATGATAACTTCTCATCCATTGTATCTGCTGTTGAAGAAGGTCGTGCTATTTATAATAACATGAAGCAATTTATTCGTTAccttatttcttcaaatattggCGAGGTTGTGTCTATCTTTTTAACCGCTGCTTTAGGATTACCCGAAGCTTTGATTCCTGTACAACTATTGTGGGTTAATTTG gtAACAGATGGTCTTCCAGCAACTGCTCTCGGATTCAATCCCCCTGACTTGGATATTATGGAGAAACCTCCACGCAAAGCCGACGAAGGTCTTATTTCTGGATGGTTGTTCTTCCg ATACATGGCTATTGGTGGTTATGTTGGTGCTGCCACAGTTGGTGCTGCAGCTTGGTGGTTCATCTTTGCTGAGACAGGCCCTCACTTAACCTACTGGCAACTGACACATCATTTGTCATGTACTGGTACAGGAGATGACTTTAAAGGAGTAGACTGTAAGATATTCAGTGATCCTCATGCAATGACCATGGCTTTATCCGTGCTTGTTACAATTGAAATGCTGAACGCTATGAACAG CCTTTCAGAAAATCAGTCCCTTATTACTATGCCCCCATGGTGCAATATGTGGCTAATTGGTTCAATGGCTCTGTCCTTCACACTTCATTTTGTTATCCTTTATGTGGAAGTCCTTTCT ACCGTTTTCCAAGTAACCCCATTGTCAGGGGAAGAGTGGCTAACTgtgatgaaattttcaattcCTGTAGTTTTATTAGATGAAACGCTGAAATTCGTTGCTAGAAAGATTACTGACG TCAACCCCACGTTCCACTAA
- the LOC120772910 gene encoding calcium-transporting ATPase sarcoplasmic/endoplasmic reticulum type isoform X4: protein MEDGHAKTVEQALNFFGTDSERGLTLEQVKANQKKYGPNELPTEEGKTIWQLVLEQFDDLLVKILLLAAIISFVLALFEEHEDTFTAFVEPLVILLILIANAVVGVWQERNAESAIEALKEYEPEMGKVVRQDKSGIQKIRAKEIVPGDIVEVSVGDKIPADIRLTHIYSTTLRIDQSILTGESVSVIKHTDPIPDPRAVNQDKKNILFSGTNVAAGKARGVVIGTGLNTAIGKIRTEMSETEEIKTPLQQKLDEFGEQLSKVISIICVAVWAINIGHFNDPAHGGSWIKGAIYYFKIAVALAVAAIPEGLPAVITTCLALGTRRMAKKNAIVRSLPSVETLGCTSVICSDKTGTLTTNQMSVSRMFIFEKVEGSDSSFLEFELTGSTYEPLGELFLGGQRVKASEYEALQELATICIMCNDSAIDYNEFKQCFEKVGEATETALIVLAEKLNPFSVNKTGLDRRSAAIVVRQEIETKWKKEFTLEFSRDRKSMSSYCTPLKASRLGTGPKLFVKGAPEGVLERCTHARVGTSKVPLTSTLKSKILALTGQYGTGRDTLRCLALAVADSPMRPDEMDLGDSTKFYQYEINLTFVGVVGMLDPPRKEVFDSIVRCRAAGIRVIVITGDNKATAEAICRRIGVFGEDEDTANKSYSGREFDDLSPAEQKAACGRARLFSRVEPQHKSKIVEYLQSMNEISAMTGDGVNDAPALKKAEIGIAMGSGTAVAKSAAEMVLADDNFSSIVSAVEEGRAIYNNMKQFIRYLISSNIGEVVSIFLTAALGLPEALIPVQLLWVNLVTDGLPATALGFNPPDLDIMEKPPRKADEGLISGWLFFRYMAIGGYVGAATVGAAAWWFIFAETGPHLTYWQLTHHLSCTGTGDDFKGVDCKIFSDPHAMTMALSVLVTIEMLNAMNSLSENQSLITMPPWCNMWLIGSMALSFTLHFVILYVEVLSTVFQVTPLSGEEWLTVMKFSIPVVLLDETLKFVARKITDALRC, encoded by the exons ATGGAAGACGGCCACGCTAAAACCGTCGAACAAGCCTTGAACTTTTTTGGCACAGACTCTGAACGCGGACTTACATTGGAACAAGTTAAAgccaatcaaaaaaaatatggtCCAAAtg AGCTGCCTACGGAGGAAG GAAAAACTATTTGGCAACTTGTTTTAGAACAATTTGACGATCTTCTTGTGAAAATTCTGTTATTGGCCGCTATCATTTCTTTT gTCTTAGCTTTATTTGAAGAGCACGAGGATACATTCACAGCATTTGTAGAACCTTTAgttattcttttaattttgatagCAAATGCCGTCGTAGGTGTATGGCAAGAACGAAATGCTGAGTCTGCAATCGAGGCCCTCAAAGAAtatgagccagaaatgggtaaAGTAGTTCGTCAAGATAAATCTGGAATTCAGAAAATTAGAGCGAAGGAAATTGTTCCTGGAGATATAGTTGAAGTATCCGTTGGAGATAAAATTCCTGCTGATATTCGACTAACACATATCTACTCCACTACTTTACGAATCGATCAATCAATTTTGACTGGTGAATCGGTGTCTGTTATAAAACACACAGATCCTATTCCTGATCCACGCGCCGTTAACCAGgataaaaagaatattttattttcgggTACAAATGTGGCAGCTGGTAAAGCTCGAGGCGTGGTCATTGGTACGGGTTTGAATACAGCGATTGGCAAAATTCGCACAGAAATGTCAGAGACAGAGGAAATTAAAACtccattacaacaaaaattggaCGAATTTGGCGAGCAGCTGTCAAAAGTGATTTCTATTATTTGTGTTGCTGTATGGGCAATAAATATTGGTCATTTCAATGATCCCGCTCATGGCGGTTCGTGGATAAAAGGTGCTATATACTACTTCAAGATTGCTGTAGCATTGGctgttgctgctattccagaggGTTTACCAGCTGTAATTACAACTTGTTTGGCTTTGGGAACCCGCCGCATGgcaaaaaaaaatgctattgtTCGTTCATTGCCATCTGTAGAAACATTAGGTTGTACATCGGTGATTTGCTCAGATAAGACTGGCACATTAACTACAAACCAAATGTCGGTATCAAgaatgtttattttcgaaaaggtTGAAGGTAGCGACAGTAGTTTCCTCGAGTTTGAACTGACTGGATCAACATATGAACCTTTGGGTGAGCTCTTCTTGGGAGGCCAACGGGTAAAAGCTTCGGAATATGAAGCCCTGCAGGAGTTAGCTACTATTTGTATTATGTGCAATGATTCCGCAATCGATTACAATGAGTTCAAACAATGTTTCGAAAAGGTTGGTGAAGCCACAGAAACGGCTTTAATTGTACTTGCTGAAAAATTGAATCCATTCAGTGTCAATAAGACTGGCCTCGATCGTCGTTCCGCCGCTATTGTTGTGCGTCAAGAAATCGAAACGAAGTGGAAAAAGGAATTCACTCTTGAGTTCTCCCGTGACCGTAAATCAATGTCTTCATACTGTACACCACTGAAAGCATCCCGATTGGGAACTGGTCCAAAATTATTCGTAAAAGGGGCGCCCGAGGGTGTTTTGGAACGTTGTACACATGCACGTGTTGGAACAAGCAAAGTGCCACTGACTTCAACTCTTAAGAGCAAAATTTTGGCTTTGACTGGACAGTATGGTACTGGAAGAGATACTTTGCGTTGTCTTGCTCTAGCTGTAGCGGATAGTCCTATGCGGCCAGATGAAATGGATTTGGGAGATTCCACCAAATTCTatcaatatgaaataaatttaacatttgttGGTGTCGTGGGTATGTTGGATCCTCCACGTAAAGAAGTTTTCGATTCTATTGTACGTTGCCGAGCAGCAGGCATCCGAGTAATTGTAATAACTGGTGATAACAAGGCAACCGCTGAAGCAATTTGCCGTCGCATCGGTGTTTTCGGTGAAGACGAAGACACTGCTAATAAATCATATTCCGGTCGTGAATTTGATGATCTTTCACCCGCAGAGCAAAAAGCGGCTTGTGGCCGAGCCCGGCTCTTTTCTCGCGTAGAGCCAcaacacaaatcaaaaattgttgaatatcTACAAAGCATGAATGAAATTTCTGCTATGACTGGTGATGGTGTCAATGATGCCCCTGCTCTTAAGAAAGCTGAAATTGGCATTGCAATGGGTTCAGGTACTGCTGTAGCTAAATCAGCCGCTGAGATGGTGTTGGCTGATGATAACTTCTCATCCATTGTATCTGCTGTTGAAGAAGGTCGTGCTATTTATAATAACATGAAGCAATTTATTCGTTAccttatttcttcaaatattggCGAGGTTGTGTCTATCTTTTTAACCGCTGCTTTAGGATTACCCGAAGCTTTGATTCCTGTACAACTATTGTGGGTTAATTTG gtAACAGATGGTCTTCCAGCAACTGCTCTCGGATTCAATCCCCCTGACTTGGATATTATGGAGAAACCTCCACGCAAAGCCGACGAAGGTCTTATTTCTGGATGGTTGTTCTTCCg ATACATGGCTATTGGTGGTTATGTTGGTGCTGCCACAGTTGGTGCTGCAGCTTGGTGGTTCATCTTTGCTGAGACAGGCCCTCACTTAACCTACTGGCAACTGACACATCATTTGTCATGTACTGGTACAGGAGATGACTTTAAAGGAGTAGACTGTAAGATATTCAGTGATCCTCATGCAATGACCATGGCTTTATCCGTGCTTGTTACAATTGAAATGCTGAACGCTATGAACAG CCTTTCAGAAAATCAGTCCCTTATTACTATGCCCCCATGGTGCAATATGTGGCTAATTGGTTCAATGGCTCTGTCCTTCACACTTCATTTTGTTATCCTTTATGTGGAAGTCCTTTCT ACCGTTTTCCAAGTAACCCCATTGTCAGGGGAAGAGTGGCTAACTgtgatgaaattttcaattcCTGTAGTTTTATTAGATGAAACGCTGAAATTCGTTGCTAGAAAGATTACTGACG CATTACGCTGCTGA